The Parafrankia irregularis nucleotide sequence ACCCCGTCAAGGGTGAGCAGACGCTCACCGGCCCGGGCCCGGCGGACGACGATCGGCCCGGAGAGCTTGGCCCGGTCGAAGGCGTGCAGCGGCTGGCCCAGCCCGAGCATCACGATGTTGGTGACGTCGACCGGGGCGGAGATCGGCCGCATCCCGGCCAGCGAGAGCCGCCGGGCCCAGCCCAGCGGGGTGCGGGCGTTCGGGTCGACGCCACTGACGACGCGCGCGACATACCGGTCGCAGGCGAGCGTGTCCTCCACTCGGACCGGGTAGCCCGCCGCACCGGCTTCCCCGCCATCGCCGGTGTCACCGGGCAGCGGGCCGGCGTCGGACGCCAGGCCACCCCACTGGCCTGGATCACCGAAGGGCAGACCGAACGCGGTGGCCGTCTCCCGGGCGATACCGCGCACCGACAGCCCGTACCCACGGTCGGGCGTGACGGCGATGTCGAGTACCTCGTCGCTGACGGCGAGCAGCTCGGCGACATGCGCGCCGATCGGCGTGTCCGGCGGCAGCACCAGGATCCCGCTGTGGTCATCGCCCAGCCCCAGCTCACGAGCGGAGCAGATCATGCCGTCGCTGACATGCCCGTACGTCTTACGCGAGCTGATCTCGAAGCCGCCGGGCAGGACGGACCCGGGCAGTGCCACCGGAACCCGGTCACCGACCTCGAAGTTGAAAGCGCCGCAGATGACGCCGCGCACGCCCGGCTCGGAGACCTCGGCACCCGCCGCACCAGCCGCGTCCGCCGCATCGGACACGTCCGCCGCGCCCAGCTCCGCGACGCGGACCTGGCACCAGCGGACGTCCTTCTTCTTCGTCGGCACGACCTCGATGGAGACCACCTCGCCGACCACGACCCCGGCCAGGTCCGAGCCGACGGTCTCCAGCCCCTCGACCTCGAACCCGGCGCGGATCAGTGCCTCCGCGACGGCCTTCGCCGGCGGCAGCGGGGCGCCGACCACCTCACGCAGCCAGGACATCACGATTCTCACCGGGTCAGCCCTCGATTCCGAACGGCAGGCCGAAGCGGACGTCGCCGTCGACGAAGTCCCGGATCTCACGGACGTCATGCCTGGTCATCGCCGCGCGCTCCAGGCCCATCCCGAACGCGAAGCCGCTGTAGCGGGCGGGGTCGACGCCGCAGGCGCGCAGCACGTTCGGGTCGACCATGCCGCAGCCGCCGGCCTCGATCCAGCCCTCGTCCGAACAGACCCGGCACGGCTGGCGGCCCGCGTCGCCGCGGCAGGCGAAGCACTGGACGTCCAGCTCGGCGGAGGGCTCGGTGAACGGGAAGAACGACGGCCGCAGCCGGGTGGACAGGCCCGAACCGAACAGGGCCTGGGCGAACACCTCCAGGGTGCCCCGCAGGTCGGCCATGGTGATGCCCTCGTCGACGGCGAGGCACTCCAGCTGGCCGAAGACCGGCGAGTGCGTCGCGTCGATCGTGTCGTTGCGGTAGGTGCGCCCCGGGCAGACCACGTACACCGGCAGTGGACGGGACAGCAGCGAGCGGATCTGCACCGGCGAGGTGTGCGTGCGCAGCAGCCGACCCGACGCGGCGGGCTCGACGTAGAGGGTGTCGTGCTCGCTGCGCGCCGGGTGGTCGGGCGCCATGTTGAGCGCCTCGAAGTTGAACCAGTCGTGCTCGACCTCGGGCCCCTCCGCGACCTCGTAGCCCATGGCCACGAAGACGTCGGTGAGCCGGTCGGAGAGCAGGCTCAGCGGGTGGCGTGCGCCGTGGCGCCGGCGGTCGACGGGGAGGGTCACGTCGACGCGCTCGGCGATCAGGATCTCGGCGTCGCGGCGCGCCGTGAGCTCGGTCAGCCGGGACTCGTAGGCGGTGCGGACGGCGGCGGTGGCGGCGTTGTGCGCCCGGCCGGCCTGCGCTCGCTGCTCGCGCGGCAGCGCGCCGAGCTGGCGCCGGGCCAGCGCGAGCGGCGCGGACTGGCCGTCGACGTGCGCGGAACGCACGGCGGACAGCGCGTCCAGGCCGTCGGCCGCGGCGATGGCCGCGAGCGCGGCGGCCACGTCGGCGTCCAGCCGGTTCTGGTCCAGGGCACCGAGATCCACAGGATCAGCGGTCTCGTTGGGGGCGGGCACGATGATCATCCTCATCGGTGGGTGGCGGGCCTGCGCGGCCCGCCGAACGAATGGGTCGGTTCTCCCGGGGCGCCCGCCGGTGGTGCGTCGTGCGGCCTCAGCCGAACACGGGCCCACCAGCGGGCACGGAAAATCGGAACTCCGCCCCGCCGCCCGGCGCCTTGCCGACCGAGATCGTCCCGCCGTGTGCCTCGATCAGCGCCTTGGCGATGTACAGCCCGAGACCCGTGCCGTTGCCACGGCTCGCACCGCGCCAGAACTTGGCGAACACCCGGCTGGCGTTGGCTTCCGGCACACCCTCGCCCTCGTCCGCGACGGTCACCTCGGCTCCTGTAGATGTTCCGCTGAGCACGACGGTCACAGTACCCGCGCCGTGGCGCAACGCGTTGTCGACGAGGTTGTGGAGAACCTGGTCGATCTTGTCCGGGTCGACCCACATCTCGGGGAGCTCACCGGTGAACCGGACGTCGAACCGTTCCGCCGGGGCGGAGCCGGCCGCGATCTTGCCCTCGACGACACGCCGGACGGCCGCACGCATGTCGACGATCTGCTTGCGGATCTGGACCCGACCGGCGTCGATGCGGGAGACGTCCAACAGCTCGGTCAGCAGCCGGGTGACGCGGTCGGCGTCGGTGTTGACCGTGTTGAGCATCAGTTTCTTCTGCTCGTCGGTGAACCTGTCCCAACGGGCGAGAAGTGTGGCGGTGAAGCCCTTCACGCTGGTCAGCGGCGAGCGCAGCTCGTGGGCGACGGTGGCGATGAGGTCCGCGCGGTTGCGTTCGATCCGCTCCCTGCTGACCGTGTCCCGCAGGCAGACCGCCACCCGCACCAGCACCCCGTCGACCCGGGTGAAGCGGGCGGTCACGTTGAAGTCGTGGTCGGAGTCCGGGCCGGCGTAGGTCAGGCGGCGTTCCGGCTGCCCGGTGACCCGGGGCAGCTCACGGCTCGGCTGCGAGCACTCCCACCAGTCGTTGCCCCGTTCGTCGAGCAGCGGGAGGACCTCGGTGAGGTGACGCCCCACCGCCTTGCCCTGCGGCAGGCCGGTCACCTTCGAGGCGGCGCT carries:
- the pheS gene encoding phenylalanine--tRNA ligase subunit alpha, yielding MIIVPAPNETADPVDLGALDQNRLDADVAAALAAIAAADGLDALSAVRSAHVDGQSAPLALARRQLGALPREQRAQAGRAHNAATAAVRTAYESRLTELTARRDAEILIAERVDVTLPVDRRRHGARHPLSLLSDRLTDVFVAMGYEVAEGPEVEHDWFNFEALNMAPDHPARSEHDTLYVEPAASGRLLRTHTSPVQIRSLLSRPLPVYVVCPGRTYRNDTIDATHSPVFGQLECLAVDEGITMADLRGTLEVFAQALFGSGLSTRLRPSFFPFTEPSAELDVQCFACRGDAGRQPCRVCSDEGWIEAGGCGMVDPNVLRACGVDPARYSGFAFGMGLERAAMTRHDVREIRDFVDGDVRFGLPFGIEG
- a CDS encoding sensor histidine kinase, which produces MVASAPGPEFSGNEVPGPGPDTAEESVDLQTPATLDLLPDPVVVTDASGVVEMFNSAASKVTGLPQGKAVGRHLTEVLPLLDERGNDWWECSQPSRELPRVTGQPERRLTYAGPDSDHDFNVTARFTRVDGVLVRVAVCLRDTVSRERIERNRADLIATVAHELRSPLTSVKGFTATLLARWDRFTDEQKKLMLNTVNTDADRVTRLLTELLDVSRIDAGRVQIRKQIVDMRAAVRRVVEGKIAAGSAPAERFDVRFTGELPEMWVDPDKIDQVLHNLVDNALRHGAGTVTVVLSGTSTGAEVTVADEGEGVPEANASRVFAKFWRGASRGNGTGLGLYIAKALIEAHGGTISVGKAPGGGAEFRFSVPAGGPVFG